A window from Methylocystis sp. MJC1 encodes these proteins:
- a CDS encoding c-type cytochrome, producing MSRLSHRAAPLTIAGVVALVSVAIVAGAQAQNAPAPGKQAVENRKAGFLLIGNNFRYFGAVSKGAAAYDEAEATKRAARIAFLSTIVEDGFPEGSNPGEPESKAKADVWSNRADFDKKLKDFQTHAQALVEVNAKEKGATDAFKAAVAALAGDCKGCHETYKAK from the coding sequence ATGTCTCGTCTATCTCACCGCGCTGCGCCGCTCACGATCGCCGGCGTCGTTGCTCTCGTGAGCGTCGCCATTGTGGCTGGCGCTCAGGCGCAGAACGCGCCCGCGCCGGGCAAGCAGGCCGTCGAGAACCGCAAGGCCGGCTTCCTCTTGATCGGCAATAACTTCCGCTATTTCGGGGCTGTTTCGAAGGGCGCCGCCGCCTATGACGAAGCCGAGGCGACAAAACGCGCCGCGAGAATCGCTTTCCTCTCGACGATTGTCGAAGACGGTTTTCCCGAAGGCTCGAACCCTGGCGAGCCGGAATCCAAGGCCAAGGCCGACGTCTGGAGCAATCGCGCCGATTTCGACAAGAAGCTGAAAGATTTCCAGACGCACGCCCAGGCGCTCGTTGAAGTCAATGCGAAAGAGAAAGGCGCCACCGACGCTTTCAAGGCCGCCGTTGCGGCGCTCGCGGGAGACTGCAAGGGCTGCCACGAGACCTATAAGGCCAAATAA
- a CDS encoding peroxiredoxin, translated as MSIKSVIISLFLALSASAANASLRPGDAAPDFAAQAAIGGKDFNFSLTEALKKGPVVLYFYPKSFTRGCTIEAHEFAESYDSFAAAGASLIGVSSDTIETQREFSTKECRDKFPVAADPAFKVINAYDAKRLKPSASGDTVADRISYVILPDGKVAFSLTDSNPSRHVESTLEFVRKWREEHKP; from the coding sequence ATGAGCATCAAGAGCGTCATCATTTCGCTGTTTCTCGCCTTGTCGGCCAGCGCGGCCAACGCCTCGCTAAGGCCTGGCGACGCGGCGCCGGACTTCGCCGCGCAAGCGGCGATCGGCGGCAAGGATTTCAACTTCTCTCTCACGGAGGCGCTGAAGAAGGGGCCCGTCGTCCTCTACTTCTATCCAAAATCATTCACGCGCGGCTGCACGATCGAAGCGCATGAATTCGCCGAGAGCTACGACAGTTTTGCCGCTGCCGGCGCGTCTCTCATCGGCGTATCGAGCGACACGATCGAGACCCAGCGCGAGTTCTCGACGAAAGAGTGTCGCGACAAATTTCCCGTTGCGGCGGACCCGGCCTTCAAGGTGATCAACGCCTATGACGCCAAGCGCCTCAAGCCGAGCGCCTCGGGAGATACGGTCGCCGATCGAATCTCTTATGTGATCCTGCCCGACGGAAAAGTCGCTTTCTCGCTGACCGACTCCAACCCGAGCCGGCATGTCGAGAGCACGCTCGAGTTCGTTCGCAAATGGCGTGAAGAACACAAGCCATAA
- a CDS encoding cupredoxin domain-containing protein: protein MLPGRGFFFLIMGLAVAASPSAAGAQGAPTKIAIEHYAFDPPTISVKAGDRIEFTNNDQIPHSVVLEAPNGETFRSREQLDEGETFAVVLSTPGDAVYFCDLHSGMRGKITVAK, encoded by the coding sequence ATGCTGCCAGGTCGCGGATTTTTTTTCCTCATCATGGGACTGGCGGTCGCCGCCAGTCCTTCCGCAGCCGGGGCGCAAGGCGCTCCGACAAAGATCGCTATCGAACATTATGCATTCGATCCGCCGACGATCAGCGTGAAAGCAGGAGACCGGATCGAATTCACCAACAACGACCAGATTCCGCATTCGGTTGTCCTCGAAGCGCCGAATGGCGAGACCTTTCGTTCCAGGGAACAGCTCGACGAGGGTGAGACCTTTGCGGTCGTGCTCTCGACCCCGGGTGATGCCGTTTATTTCTGCGACCTGCACTCGGGCATGAGAGGGAAAATCACGGTGGCAAAATGA
- a CDS encoding dienelactone hydrolase family protein: MTRKTAKDFSPEVLKSFDLYVHGDIDRRGFLDRVGRLGLGAAGAAATLDALSPRFAEAEQVKKDDSRIVGQTVEYPSPEGNGTVKGYLVKPAKSTGKLPVVLVVHENRGLNPHIEDIARRLALANFIAFAPDGLAPLGGYPGDEDKARELFQKLDQEKTRKDFIAAVSALKELPDGNGKVGVVGFCYGGGVSNFLATKTPYLAAAVPFYGGQPKAEDVKNIKAPLLLHYAGNDDRINAGWPAYEAALKDAKISYEAFIYPGVQHGFNNDTTPRYDEAAAKLAWGRTIDFFNAHLRG; encoded by the coding sequence ATGACTCGCAAGACGGCAAAGGACTTCAGTCCCGAGGTCCTGAAGTCATTCGATCTTTACGTCCACGGCGACATCGATCGACGCGGTTTCCTCGACCGCGTCGGCAGGCTGGGCCTTGGAGCCGCTGGCGCAGCGGCGACGCTCGACGCTTTGAGCCCACGCTTCGCCGAAGCCGAACAGGTCAAGAAGGACGACTCCCGCATCGTGGGGCAGACGGTCGAATATCCTTCTCCGGAAGGCAACGGGACGGTGAAGGGCTATCTCGTAAAGCCGGCGAAATCTACGGGCAAGCTCCCTGTTGTTCTCGTCGTGCACGAGAACCGCGGGCTTAATCCGCACATCGAAGATATTGCGCGCCGCCTGGCGCTTGCCAATTTCATCGCCTTTGCGCCCGACGGGCTCGCGCCGCTCGGCGGCTACCCCGGCGATGAAGATAAAGCGCGTGAGCTCTTCCAAAAACTCGATCAGGAAAAGACCCGCAAGGATTTCATTGCAGCGGTTTCGGCGCTCAAGGAGCTGCCGGACGGCAATGGCAAGGTCGGCGTCGTAGGCTTCTGCTACGGCGGCGGCGTCTCCAATTTCCTGGCGACAAAAACTCCCTACCTTGCCGCGGCCGTGCCTTTCTACGGCGGACAGCCGAAGGCGGAGGACGTCAAGAACATCAAGGCGCCTCTGCTGCTCCATTACGCCGGCAATGACGATCGCATCAACGCTGGCTGGCCCGCATATGAGGCGGCGCTGAAAGACGCGAAGATCTCCTATGAGGCCTTCATCTATCCCGGCGTGCAGCACGGCTTCAACAATGACACGACGCCTCGCTACGACGAGGCTGCGGCGAAACTCGCCTGGGGACGCACCATCGATTTCTTCAACGCCCATCTGCGCGGCTGA
- a CDS encoding cytochrome b/b6 domain-containing protein — translation MTTIENDRLSSVESYSETRTYRKVWDWPTRFFHWSLVAAFIGAYVSNKLGADYFSLHLFFGYAVIVLVTFRIVWGFIGPRHARFANFLKGPRAVLHYVSAVGSGRHTRYVGHNPLGALMVLALLASLGAQAAFGLFGDDEIYNAGPLAPFVSKEASLLLTSLHRKLFYVLVAAVIVHVTAVLAHVVVMREPIIRAMVTGHKPSHLVPAEETLRSSRGAVAFLLFIAIVATLAIGLHFAPSAQLDVAAF, via the coding sequence ATGACCACCATCGAAAATGACCGTCTCTCTTCTGTCGAGTCCTATAGCGAGACGCGAACTTATCGTAAGGTTTGGGACTGGCCGACACGGTTCTTCCATTGGAGCCTCGTCGCCGCCTTCATCGGCGCCTATGTGTCGAATAAGCTCGGCGCCGATTATTTCTCGCTGCATTTGTTTTTTGGCTACGCCGTCATCGTCTTGGTGACGTTCCGCATTGTTTGGGGCTTCATCGGCCCCAGACATGCGCGTTTCGCCAATTTTCTGAAAGGGCCGCGCGCGGTGTTGCACTATGTGAGCGCGGTTGGGAGCGGGCGGCATACCCGTTATGTGGGCCATAATCCGCTCGGCGCGTTGATGGTGCTGGCCCTGCTTGCGTCGCTCGGCGCACAGGCGGCCTTTGGCCTCTTCGGCGACGACGAAATATACAATGCCGGTCCGCTCGCGCCTTTTGTGAGCAAGGAGGCGAGCCTTCTACTGACGTCGCTTCATCGCAAGCTTTTCTATGTCCTTGTCGCAGCGGTTATCGTGCATGTCACCGCAGTCCTCGCGCATGTCGTCGTGATGCGGGAGCCGATTATTCGCGCCATGGTGACGGGACATAAACCGAGCCATTTGGTTCCGGCCGAGGAAACGCTGAGATCGTCTCGCGGGGCGGTCGCCTTTCTCCTTTTCATAGCGATCGTCGCGACGCTCGCGATCGGCCTTCACTTTGCGCCCTCGGCGCAGCTCGACGTTGCCGCTTTCTGA
- a CDS encoding aryl-sulfate sulfotransferase — translation MAHSAVRALVQNQRRKQRFLALTGAAFFFFAMRAALPAHAEPSVYPTGTTIYDPAKAYNSYVLFPGGDDVSRLIDLTGRAVHEWKYTGQPVAFIDPALVGGERGHVFVTLETEEGKGTDLVPGRTLTRIRKSVGEVDWNGAKLWEFGASAPGGRAQQHHDIARLPNGNTLVLSNIVYPLPGFATPQVLDDVAYEVNSEGDIVWTWAASDHLDEIGFTTEELRLIRNSKNADYLHVNNLKPIGPNHWFDEGDQRFAPDNLIFDSRSANFIAIIDRKTRKIAWTLGPHYSPVSEDGSTTSRKVPRPVDQISGQHDAHIIPKGLPGAGNLLVFDNQGEAGYPHAAVSITGGSRVLEINPVTKEIVWQYTGASSGQQGWAFRSTHISNARRLPNGNTFIDEGQIGRFFQVTPAGEIVWEYINPYPRRAKDPETGRPTMSYAVYRAQPVPYEWAPEGTPHSEESVTPPENASFHISAKAK, via the coding sequence ATGGCTCATTCGGCGGTTCGCGCGCTCGTTCAGAACCAACGTCGGAAACAGCGGTTCCTCGCCCTGACGGGCGCCGCTTTCTTTTTCTTCGCAATGCGCGCGGCGCTCCCCGCCCACGCCGAACCAAGCGTCTACCCCACCGGAACGACGATCTACGATCCGGCCAAGGCCTATAATTCCTACGTGCTCTTTCCGGGCGGCGACGACGTTTCCCGCTTGATCGACCTCACCGGGAGGGCCGTGCACGAATGGAAATATACAGGGCAGCCTGTCGCCTTTATCGATCCGGCGCTTGTCGGCGGCGAGCGCGGCCATGTCTTCGTCACGCTGGAAACGGAGGAAGGCAAAGGCACGGATCTCGTGCCGGGCCGCACCCTGACGCGAATCCGCAAGAGCGTCGGCGAGGTTGACTGGAACGGCGCCAAGCTTTGGGAATTCGGCGCCAGCGCGCCCGGCGGCCGCGCTCAGCAACATCACGACATTGCGCGGCTCCCCAATGGCAATACGCTCGTGCTCTCGAATATCGTCTATCCGCTGCCGGGCTTCGCGACGCCGCAAGTTCTCGACGACGTCGCCTATGAAGTGAATTCGGAAGGCGACATCGTCTGGACATGGGCCGCGTCCGACCATCTCGACGAAATCGGATTCACGACGGAGGAGCTGAGGCTCATCAGAAATTCGAAAAACGCCGATTATCTTCACGTCAACAATCTGAAGCCCATCGGCCCCAATCATTGGTTCGACGAAGGCGACCAGCGTTTCGCGCCGGACAATCTCATCTTCGATTCACGTTCAGCAAATTTCATCGCCATCATCGATCGAAAGACGCGCAAGATCGCTTGGACCTTGGGGCCGCATTATTCCCCGGTCTCGGAAGACGGGAGCACGACCTCACGCAAGGTTCCGCGCCCGGTAGATCAGATTTCCGGCCAGCACGACGCGCATATCATCCCCAAAGGCTTGCCCGGCGCGGGCAATCTGCTCGTCTTCGACAATCAGGGCGAGGCCGGCTATCCGCATGCCGCCGTCTCCATCACCGGCGGCTCGCGCGTGCTCGAGATCAATCCGGTGACAAAGGAAATTGTCTGGCAATATACGGGCGCAAGCTCGGGCCAGCAGGGTTGGGCGTTCCGAAGCACGCATATCAGCAATGCGCGCCGGCTGCCGAACGGCAACACCTTCATCGACGAAGGCCAGATCGGCCGCTTCTTCCAGGTGACGCCGGCCGGGGAAATCGTCTGGGAATATATCAATCCCTATCCGCGCCGCGCCAAAGATCCCGAGACCGGCCGCCCAACCATGAGTTACGCGGTCTATCGGGCGCAGCCGGTCCCTTACGAGTGGGCGCCGGAGGGCACGCCGCATAGTGAGGAAAGCGTTACGCCGCCGGAAAACGCCAGCTTTCATATTTCGGCCAAAGCAAAGTAG
- a CDS encoding TonB-dependent receptor, with the protein MRRNGSAFRKMLLSSAALAPLSLGAFAALLPADGARAEDAQVEEVKVTARQREEKAQDVPLPVSVVGAKTQERERLERLQDFAQKVPNFVPSINNPRTSAMSIRGISGISGGADGSESAVGLIVDNVFYTHVGFQWADFVDLQSLEVARGPQGTLLGKNTTVGAVVIRTQLPSFARSATSETTIGAYNRVTQKLNITGPIIDDKLAYRVTLYYDRGDGWINNQFNSQKLLDNNRWGIRGQLLYVGENFTDRLIFDRLRSDEYNNYSGVAGNSFPLWANGALAKTYAQNLWTRLHTPILTFNPYQPYLTRQGKLDQRTTGVSNEFNYTLGENTLTGVSAWRQFILHPNNSTGNNLTDISSNAFDVKVDQFSHETRLASPQGQEFEWTIGNYNLYEHVWSYNHVDFGSQASQWFANNFNANPYNLWGLSYRNDGVARTFSTAAFGQGTWHIDEKWALTAGLRDTYEIREGSDFGWIQGLSSLTQLAAVRQATGGTSFFDTGGQQKRVNSISGLINPSYRLNENVMTYGSVARGEKSGAVNTQALPILNSTGVFQAWQPVITKPEVSWDYEIGVKTNWFDNRLILNANAYWNDIYNFQSVLVNTDYTDVSGVPIRKNYLGNIGHVRLRGFEIDGRWSPIDRLWLTFSGAYTNAQYVDYPKASPSPEFLWPVSSNIGGVAAPAYMSLSGHSITGGVSGNNPVAPFSFNLGFNHEYPLGSIFRDAGYAGPVTLFSYSNAAWRARTQLSNPLSVYPLFMPAYAVWNAGVGLKTDDDVYSFNLWVRNLLNERIIVAQTIASTGLTPTPSTVTFDAYNPRTFGATLRIKLY; encoded by the coding sequence ATGCGCCGTAACGGCTCAGCGTTTCGTAAGATGCTTCTCTCCAGCGCCGCGCTGGCGCCGCTGTCACTTGGCGCCTTCGCAGCGCTCCTTCCCGCCGACGGCGCCCGAGCCGAGGATGCGCAAGTCGAGGAGGTAAAGGTCACGGCGCGCCAGCGCGAGGAAAAGGCGCAGGACGTGCCGCTGCCCGTTAGCGTGGTGGGCGCCAAGACGCAGGAGAGAGAGCGTCTCGAGCGCTTGCAGGACTTCGCTCAGAAAGTCCCGAATTTCGTGCCCTCGATCAACAATCCGCGCACTTCGGCCATGTCCATTCGCGGCATTTCCGGCATCTCCGGGGGCGCCGACGGGTCCGAGTCGGCGGTGGGCCTCATCGTCGATAATGTCTTTTATACCCACGTCGGCTTCCAATGGGCCGATTTCGTCGATCTCCAGTCGCTCGAGGTTGCGCGCGGCCCGCAAGGCACTCTGCTCGGCAAAAACACCACGGTCGGCGCCGTCGTCATCCGCACGCAATTGCCATCCTTCGCGCGCTCGGCGACGTCCGAAACGACCATCGGCGCCTATAATCGCGTGACGCAGAAGCTCAATATCACCGGTCCCATCATCGACGATAAGCTCGCTTATCGCGTGACGCTCTATTACGATCGGGGCGACGGCTGGATCAACAATCAGTTCAACAGCCAGAAGCTCCTGGACAACAATCGCTGGGGCATTCGCGGGCAGCTGCTCTATGTCGGCGAGAACTTTACCGACCGCCTGATTTTCGATCGGCTGCGCTCCGATGAATACAACAACTACAGTGGTGTCGCCGGAAACTCCTTCCCGCTATGGGCGAACGGCGCTCTGGCGAAGACCTATGCGCAAAACCTGTGGACGCGCCTGCACACGCCGATCCTCACGTTTAATCCCTACCAGCCTTATCTCACGCGACAGGGCAAGCTCGATCAGCGCACGACCGGCGTTTCGAACGAATTCAACTACACCCTTGGCGAGAATACGCTGACTGGCGTCTCCGCCTGGCGCCAATTCATTCTGCATCCCAACAACTCGACCGGCAACAATCTGACCGACATCAGCAGCAACGCCTTTGACGTGAAAGTCGATCAGTTCTCGCATGAAACGCGACTCGCTTCGCCGCAGGGCCAGGAATTCGAATGGACGATCGGCAATTATAATCTCTACGAACATGTCTGGTCGTATAACCACGTCGACTTCGGTTCACAGGCGAGCCAGTGGTTTGCAAATAACTTCAACGCCAACCCCTATAATCTCTGGGGCCTCTCCTATCGCAACGACGGCGTCGCGCGCACCTTCAGCACGGCGGCGTTCGGCCAAGGCACTTGGCACATCGACGAAAAATGGGCGCTGACGGCCGGGTTGCGCGACACTTACGAGATACGTGAAGGATCTGATTTCGGCTGGATTCAGGGTCTTTCCAGCCTGACGCAGCTCGCCGCAGTCAGGCAGGCGACCGGCGGCACGTCGTTCTTTGACACGGGCGGACAGCAGAAACGCGTCAATTCGATCTCGGGACTCATCAATCCCTCCTATCGCCTCAACGAAAACGTCATGACCTATGGCTCGGTGGCGCGCGGCGAAAAATCCGGCGCGGTCAACACCCAGGCCTTGCCGATTCTCAACAGCACAGGCGTTTTCCAGGCGTGGCAGCCCGTCATCACCAAGCCGGAAGTCTCATGGGACTATGAAATCGGCGTCAAGACAAACTGGTTCGACAACCGACTCATCCTCAACGCTAACGCCTATTGGAATGATATTTACAACTTCCAATCGGTGCTCGTGAATACGGACTACACCGACGTCTCCGGCGTGCCCATTCGCAAGAACTATCTCGGCAACATCGGCCATGTGCGTCTGCGCGGTTTCGAAATCGACGGCCGCTGGAGCCCGATCGATCGCCTATGGTTGACCTTCTCGGGCGCCTATACCAACGCCCAATATGTCGATTACCCCAAGGCGTCGCCGTCGCCGGAATTCCTGTGGCCGGTCTCGAGCAATATCGGCGGCGTGGCGGCGCCGGCCTATATGAGCCTCTCGGGACACAGCATCACCGGCGGCGTTTCGGGCAACAATCCTGTTGCGCCGTTCTCCTTCAACCTCGGCTTCAATCACGAATATCCGCTTGGCTCGATCTTCCGCGACGCCGGATACGCGGGGCCGGTGACGCTCTTCAGCTATTCCAATGCCGCCTGGCGGGCGCGGACGCAACTTTCCAATCCGCTTTCCGTCTATCCGCTGTTCATGCCGGCTTACGCGGTCTGGAACGCGGGCGTCGGTCTGAAGACCGACGACGACGTTTACAGCTTCAATCTCTGGGTCCGCAATCTCCTCAACGAGCGCATCATCGTCGCACAAACGATCGCTTCTACGGGCCTCACGCCGACGCCCTCCACCGTCACCTTCGACGCCTACAACCCGCGCACCTTCGGCGCGACTCTGCGCATCAAGCTCTATTGA
- a CDS encoding MotA/TolQ/ExbB proton channel family protein, giving the protein MADPVTNTASAALAHTLTPIELFLQADAIVKSVIILLIIASAWGWAVIAEKLIRLRILHKRADKLIASIQGGLPVAAVAESFAEASEGDPLVQVYRAMVDEQTRSADLVYTEAQRDSLQDRVHRVAQLASSSALDQLQSRLPFLATIGAVAPFVGLFGTVWGIMNSFQGIAASNNTSLAVVAPGIAEALFATALGLVAAIPAVIFYNRISGDISAYGKRLTAFIGVFEVELSRQLSKRGERNGLRVA; this is encoded by the coding sequence ATGGCAGACCCCGTCACCAACACGGCCTCGGCGGCGCTGGCGCATACGCTGACGCCCATCGAGCTGTTCCTGCAAGCCGACGCCATCGTGAAGAGCGTCATCATCCTGCTCATTATCGCTTCCGCCTGGGGCTGGGCGGTGATTGCGGAAAAGCTCATTCGCCTGCGCATTCTGCATAAGCGCGCCGATAAGCTGATCGCCAGCATTCAGGGCGGCCTGCCGGTTGCGGCCGTTGCCGAGAGCTTTGCCGAGGCCTCCGAGGGCGATCCGCTCGTTCAGGTCTATCGGGCGATGGTCGATGAGCAGACGCGCTCGGCCGATCTCGTCTACACGGAGGCGCAGCGCGACTCGCTGCAAGACCGCGTTCACCGCGTCGCCCAGCTTGCGAGCTCCAGCGCGCTCGATCAGCTCCAGTCGCGGCTGCCGTTCCTCGCCACCATCGGCGCCGTGGCGCCCTTCGTCGGCCTCTTCGGCACGGTCTGGGGCATCATGAACTCGTTCCAGGGCATCGCAGCGTCCAACAACACCAGCCTCGCAGTCGTGGCGCCCGGCATCGCCGAAGCGCTCTTCGCGACGGCGCTGGGCCTCGTCGCCGCCATTCCCGCCGTCATCTTCTACAACCGCATCAGCGGCGACATCAGCGCCTATGGCAAGCGTCTGACTGCCTTCATAGGCGTCTTCGAGGTCGAACTATCCCGTCAGCTGTCAAAGAGAGGAGAGCGCAATGGCCTTCGCGTTGCGTAA
- a CDS encoding outer membrane protein yields the protein MKKNIASYLVLATASVIATAATAADLPKTKEPPPPPPPPVFSWQGGYAGVYAGAILGEGTFTLVNQTPLRGSAFVGGGTIGYNWQWTDKIVLGAEADFGYRGSIQSGRAGWGYPGRTNSGVLGTFRGRVGYAFAPRWLAFISAGLAFGTNFVSNNFSSLPPFTYGQLSSGPTLRPGWTAGAGFEYAWNDQISVKGEYLYAWLADTGVAYNTNRGVYNANVSSAGHVVRAGVNYHFSAGPLAAPPIVK from the coding sequence ATGAAAAAGAACATTGCTTCCTATCTGGTCCTTGCGACCGCTTCCGTGATCGCAACGGCGGCGACGGCGGCCGACCTTCCGAAAACCAAGGAGCCGCCGCCTCCGCCGCCGCCACCGGTCTTTAGCTGGCAGGGGGGCTATGCCGGCGTTTACGCGGGCGCGATTCTTGGAGAGGGAACGTTCACGCTCGTCAATCAGACTCCTTTGCGCGGCTCCGCTTTCGTGGGAGGCGGAACGATTGGTTATAATTGGCAGTGGACTGATAAGATCGTTCTGGGTGCCGAGGCCGACTTTGGCTATCGCGGGAGCATCCAGTCCGGCCGCGCTGGTTGGGGCTATCCGGGCAGGACGAACTCCGGCGTGCTCGGAACATTCCGCGGCCGAGTGGGCTACGCCTTCGCGCCGCGCTGGCTCGCTTTTATCAGCGCGGGTCTCGCTTTTGGAACGAACTTCGTCTCCAATAACTTCTCGAGCCTTCCGCCTTTCACCTATGGGCAGCTGAGCTCGGGGCCGACGCTGCGTCCCGGTTGGACCGCCGGCGCTGGCTTCGAATATGCCTGGAACGATCAAATTTCGGTCAAAGGCGAATATCTCTACGCTTGGCTCGCGGATACTGGCGTCGCCTACAACACAAACCGAGGCGTCTACAACGCCAATGTCTCGAGCGCCGGGCATGTGGTGCGCGCCGGCGTAAATTACCATTTCTCAGCGGGGCCGCTCGCGGCGCCGCCGATCGTCAAATAG
- a CDS encoding cupin domain-containing protein, whose amino-acid sequence MSKLLNASIGVGLVIGLAGALEIALPSRAGAENGFIRLLPEQAPFKSPLGAGPSQAIIYGDPSKPGIYVVRNRFPPGAHSNPHFHSQDRHATVIKGVWYTGVGEKIDFNAAVPLKEGSYMLHPANGVHWDGAGEEEVVVQIIGVGPVTTTQVGATDAQNSNWPKPK is encoded by the coding sequence ATGAGTAAATTACTGAACGCGTCGATTGGCGTGGGTCTCGTCATAGGCCTTGCTGGCGCGCTCGAGATCGCACTTCCAAGCCGGGCGGGCGCGGAGAACGGCTTCATCCGCCTTCTGCCCGAGCAGGCGCCGTTCAAATCGCCTCTTGGCGCTGGGCCGTCCCAAGCGATCATCTATGGCGATCCTTCCAAGCCGGGCATTTATGTCGTTCGCAACCGCTTCCCGCCCGGCGCGCATTCCAACCCGCATTTCCATTCGCAGGATCGGCACGCCACGGTCATCAAGGGCGTCTGGTATACGGGCGTTGGCGAGAAGATCGACTTCAACGCCGCCGTGCCCCTGAAGGAAGGCTCCTACATGCTGCATCCGGCCAATGGCGTACATTGGGACGGCGCCGGCGAGGAGGAAGTCGTCGTGCAGATCATCGGCGTCGGACCGGTGACGACGACGCAAGTCGGCGCGACGGACGCGCAAAACAGCAACTGGCCAAAACCGAAGTGA
- a CDS encoding RrF2 family transcriptional regulator: MLSNKAKYGLKALIHLAKAEDKCLAGDIATANNIPRKFLDAILVELRNAGILNSRKGKGGGYHLARPAEKITVGQIIRILDGPLAPIACASRTAYQRCADCPDEDACAIRDIMLDVRDSIALILDRTSIASLRNRGNRESQILR, from the coding sequence ATGCTCTCGAATAAAGCGAAATACGGGCTTAAGGCGCTCATCCATCTCGCCAAGGCGGAGGATAAATGTTTGGCTGGCGACATAGCGACAGCCAATAACATCCCCCGAAAATTCCTGGACGCGATCCTGGTCGAGCTGCGCAACGCCGGCATCCTCAATAGCCGAAAGGGCAAGGGCGGCGGCTATCACCTGGCCCGGCCGGCGGAGAAGATCACCGTCGGCCAGATCATCCGGATCCTCGACGGGCCGCTCGCGCCGATCGCCTGCGCCAGCCGCACGGCCTATCAGCGCTGCGCCGACTGCCCCGACGAAGACGCCTGCGCGATCCGCGACATCATGCTGGACGTGCGCGATTCCATCGCGCTCATTCTCGATCGCACCAGCATCGCATCCCTGCGCAACCGCGGCAATCGAGAGTCGCAGATTTTGCGCTAA
- a CDS encoding rhodanese-like domain-containing protein → MKTLLFLASLLAATTALAADTPPAPAAASQPAAASPAPVTPANDPAYTYKTLRLNRAAFDSLASRPEQFLVLDVRRPDELTKVGGFPVYLSIQTKEVQNSLAYIPRDRLIVVVSNRAHRAGAVGDLLSSYGFHVVGAIGVRDYEDEGGSLLKIAPPAQSAAAPSATQTATAAPAQQAK, encoded by the coding sequence ATGAAGACACTGCTTTTTCTTGCTTCACTGTTGGCGGCAACCACGGCTTTGGCCGCGGATACTCCTCCAGCCCCAGCGGCCGCGTCGCAACCCGCAGCAGCGAGCCCTGCGCCTGTTACGCCCGCAAACGACCCTGCCTATACCTATAAGACGCTACGCCTCAACCGCGCGGCATTCGATTCCCTCGCTTCGCGCCCCGAGCAATTTCTTGTGCTCGATGTGCGCCGGCCCGATGAGCTTACGAAAGTGGGGGGCTTTCCTGTCTATCTCAGCATTCAGACCAAAGAAGTGCAGAATAGCCTCGCCTATATTCCCCGCGATCGCTTGATCGTCGTCGTTTCAAACCGCGCGCATCGCGCCGGCGCTGTGGGCGACCTCCTTTCGTCTTATGGGTTCCACGTTGTCGGCGCCATTGGCGTGCGCGATTACGAAGATGAGGGCGGCTCCCTCTTGAAGATCGCGCCGCCCGCGCAGAGCGCAGCCGCGCCCAGCGCCACGCAAACGGCTACGGCGGCACCCGCGCAACAGGCAAAATAG
- the tolR gene encoding protein TolR: MAFALRKHDSEFDTPPIADINVTPLVDVMLVLLIVFMVAAPLMTSGVPVDLPKTAAKQLNDQQPPIVISVDANGSYFVDKKEATGVEGLLAVLKENSDNNKDRRIHLRADKAVAYGKVAEAMGVINAAGYVKVALVSEGGASGAKAASAAQ, from the coding sequence ATGGCCTTCGCGTTGCGTAAGCACGATTCGGAATTCGACACGCCGCCCATCGCCGACATCAATGTCACGCCGCTCGTCGACGTCATGCTGGTGCTGCTCATCGTCTTCATGGTGGCGGCGCCTCTGATGACCTCTGGCGTGCCTGTCGATCTCCCCAAGACGGCGGCCAAGCAGCTCAACGACCAGCAGCCGCCGATCGTCATCAGCGTCGACGCCAATGGCTCCTATTTCGTCGACAAGAAAGAGGCGACCGGCGTCGAAGGCCTGCTCGCCGTGCTCAAGGAGAACAGCGACAACAACAAGGACCGGCGCATCCATCTGCGCGCCGACAAGGCGGTCGCCTATGGCAAGGTCGCCGAGGCAATGGGCGTGATCAACGCCGCCGGCTATGTGAAGGTCGCCCTCGTTTCCGAGGGCGGGGCATCGGGCGCCAAAGCCGCTTCGGCGGCGCAATAG